The region AAATAATTATATCCGAACAACTCATTATTCAAAATTCAATATCAATGAATAAAATTACAACCCTGATAGGAGCTTTAGCCGTTACTATGGTCAGTGCTCAGTCGATTAAAACGAACATCGACCTTGTTAATATAAAAGATGACAAAGTAGCGGTGACAATGGAGTTTCCGAAAATGAAGTCATCCTATGTAAAATTTCATTTTCCGAAAACAGTTCCCGGAACTTATTCTGTAGACGATTACGGAAGATTTATAGAAGGTATCAAATTTTACGACAATAAAGGAAGAGAATTGCCTTACACAAAGGTTGATGACAATACTTATACACTTAAAAATGCACGCGACCTGACTAAAGTTACTTATCTGGTTAATGACAGCTTCGATGAAGAAACAGATACCTCAAAACACAAAGCGGTATTTTCTCCTTCAGGAACGGATATTGAAGAAAATAAGGTACATTTAATCAATACTCATGGTTTTATAGGCTACATTGACAAAATGCAGGATGTACCCTATAGACTGGTAATACAAAAACCGGCAGATTTCTATGGAACTACAGCTTTAGTGGATCAGGATAAATCTGATGTTACTGATACTTACGTTCTGGCAAACTATGCTAAAGTAACAGATTCACCATTAATGTATACGAAACCAAATTATACAAGCTTTAATGCAGGCGGTATGGATCTGGTTCTTGGTGTATACTCTCCTACCGGCAAATACAAAGCTGCAGATTTTAAGGACAACCTCGAGAAAATGGTTGTTGCCCAAAAGAAATTCTTAGGCGATATGAATACCAATAAGAAATACGCTATTATGTTGTATTTATCTGGTGGAGATGGGCCTGGTATTAAGGGTTACGGAGCATTGGAACACCACGAATCCACAAGTGTAGTTCTCCCGGAAGCTATGTCTAAAGAAGCTATTGACAAGGCTATTACCGATGTTGTTTCTCACGAGTTCTTTCATACTGTAAATCCTTTAAAAACACATTCCGAGGAGATACATTACTTTGATTATGCAGACCCTAAAATGTCTCAGCACTTATGGATGTATGAAGGTGGTACCGAATATTTTGCTAATCTATTTCAGATACAGGAGGGTCTTATCGACAAAAATGATTTCTTAACCAGAATAAACCAAAAAATTGCAGGTTCCAAAAGATATAAAGATACCTTGCCATTTACTGTAATGAGTAAGAATATCCTTCAGGATGCGTATAAAGACCAGTATGCAAATGTATACGAAAAGGGTACACTTCTTACCATGTGCCTTGATATAGAATTAAGAGAGCTATCGAAAGGTGAAATGGGTTACCGTGATATGATCAGAAAATTATCACAGCGATTTGGAGAGAATAAGCCCTTCAAAGATGATAAGTTAATTGACGAGCTGGTTATTGTTACGGGCTATCCGCAGGTAAGAGACTTTTACAATAAATATATCGCCGGAAACGAGCCTACTCCATACGAGAAGTATCTGAATAAGGTCGGTGTAGAAGTTGTAAAAACTGAGAAACCTATCTTCTGGCTAACGAAGAATCCAAATGGCACAACTTCTTACAACAACAAAGACAATACATTTACATTCACACCAGATGCAGAGGTATCTCCTTTCGGAAAAAGCATTGGTTTTAAAACTACTGATGAGTTTTTAGCAGTAAATGGAAAAACAATTGATGTATCAAAAATGAAAGACTTTATCAACTATATGTCCAGTATTAAAGAAGGTGAAGATGTTACTATCACAGTTTTAAGACAAAACGGAGATAAGAAAGAAAAAATTGACCTTAAAGGAAAAGCTATTATTGATAAACTTGTAAATGAAAAGTTGCAGTATAAGGCTAACCCTACTCCTGCTGAGCAAAAATTACAGAATCAGTGGCTAACAGGAAAAAAGTAATATTTAATCAGATATAATTCAGATCTGTAAAACAGAGAAAGCCTTGTTCGTTGAACAAGGCTTTTTTACTTCATATATTATGGTATTTTGGGCTCCGTAATTATATTCAACAACACTTCTTAATATAAAATCCATAAATTTAAGGTTATATAATGCAAAGCCTGCATTTTATCAGATATTTACTAATACACAAAAACAGAAATTACATTAACTTTGCCCATTGAATGATATGCACCAATTACGATATTTCCGGGAAAAATATTATATTGTTTAAAAACAAATTCTAAACGGATTTAAGTAATCAGACAATTAATTTAGTTGATAAACAGATATGAAATATAAATTCTTAAATTTTAAATTGAGGAAAATTGTTCATTACTCATTAATACTATGTATCTTACTGGTACAGGTGATTATAGCAGTATTCTTTTACAACGAATTCACCAATGAAAAGAAGCTGAAATTTATCGAAAGTCAATTAAAAGACAGCAAGGCACT is a window of Elizabethkingia anophelis R26 DNA encoding:
- a CDS encoding M61 family metallopeptidase produces the protein MNKITTLIGALAVTMVSAQSIKTNIDLVNIKDDKVAVTMEFPKMKSSYVKFHFPKTVPGTYSVDDYGRFIEGIKFYDNKGRELPYTKVDDNTYTLKNARDLTKVTYLVNDSFDEETDTSKHKAVFSPSGTDIEENKVHLINTHGFIGYIDKMQDVPYRLVIQKPADFYGTTALVDQDKSDVTDTYVLANYAKVTDSPLMYTKPNYTSFNAGGMDLVLGVYSPTGKYKAADFKDNLEKMVVAQKKFLGDMNTNKKYAIMLYLSGGDGPGIKGYGALEHHESTSVVLPEAMSKEAIDKAITDVVSHEFFHTVNPLKTHSEEIHYFDYADPKMSQHLWMYEGGTEYFANLFQIQEGLIDKNDFLTRINQKIAGSKRYKDTLPFTVMSKNILQDAYKDQYANVYEKGTLLTMCLDIELRELSKGEMGYRDMIRKLSQRFGENKPFKDDKLIDELVIVTGYPQVRDFYNKYIAGNEPTPYEKYLNKVGVEVVKTEKPIFWLTKNPNGTTSYNNKDNTFTFTPDAEVSPFGKSIGFKTTDEFLAVNGKTIDVSKMKDFINYMSSIKEGEDVTITVLRQNGDKKEKIDLKGKAIIDKLVNEKLQYKANPTPAEQKLQNQWLTGKK